The Fragaria vesca subsp. vesca linkage group LG2, FraVesHawaii_1.0, whole genome shotgun sequence genome includes a window with the following:
- the LOC101304064 gene encoding stem-specific protein TSJT1-like produces MLAIFHKAFAHPPEELNSPASHHGSKKPKLPEETLEEFLSHHPHNNFSMGFGDAAVLAYVKPDQPYSLKQRLFCGFDDIYCLFLGSLNNLCMLNKQYGLTKNTNEAMFVIEAYRTLRDRGPYPADQVVKDLDGSFAFVVYDSKVGSVFTALGSDGGVQLYWGIAADGSVVISDELHVIKEGCAKSYAPFPKGCFFHSEGGLMSFEHPMNKMKAMPRIDSEGAMCGANFNVDKFTRINSIPRVGSEANWSAEWTSH; encoded by the exons ATGTTGGCCATTTTCCACAAGGCTTTTGCTCACCCACCGGAGGAGCTCAACAGCCCTGCTTCTCACCATGGTTCCAAGAAGCCTAAGCTGCCAGAAGAAACCCTCGAGGAGTTTCTCTCCCACCATCCTCACAACAACTTCTCAATGGGGTTTGGAGATGCTGCCGTTCTTGCTTATGTCAAACCAGACCAACCCTATTCCCTAAAACAGAG GCTGTTCTGTGGTTTCGATGATATATACTGTCTGTTTCTGGGGAGCTTGAACAATCTGTGTATGCTGAATAAGCAGTATGGTCTGACAAAGAATACCAATGAGGCCATGTTTGTGATTGAAGCTTATCGGACCCTCCGAGACAGGGGTCCGTACCCGGCTGACCAAGTTGTTAAGGATCTCGATGGAAGCTTTGCCTTTGTTGTCTATGACAGCAAGGTTGGCAGTGTCTTCACTGCACTG GGTTCTGATGGGGGAGTACAATTGTATTGGGGTATTGCAGCTGATGGTTCTGTGGTGATTTCTGATGAATTACATGTCATAAAAGAAGGATGTGCTAAATCATATGCTCCGTTCCCAAAAG GTTGCTTCTTTCATAGTGAGGGAGGATTGATGAGCTTTGAGCATCCGATGAATAAGATGAAGGCAATGCCCAGAATTGATAGTGAAGGTGCCATGTGTGGAGCTAACTTCAACGTGGACAAATTCACTAGGATCAACAGTATTCCACGAGTCGGCAGCGAAGCAAACTGGAGTGCTGAGTGGACATCACACTAA